A single region of the Serinus canaria isolate serCan28SL12 chromosome 1, serCan2020, whole genome shotgun sequence genome encodes:
- the LOC103812645 gene encoding interleukin-1 receptor type 2 isoform X1: MHGLFFVLVTCTAGASAFRLQQVKNTENCPDHTVFFKHYYELHGEPVVLKCPSPRYKHLDFSALTPNITWYKNDSNTMISGRDEDSRIWAKGNALWFLPAMLEDSGVYICTRRNSSYCAEVSIHLTVVEKTAAWEIAYPQILFTFTAGKIVCPDLWDFTPNRTSLELKWYKDAQPLEEDNERFIILNGSASLIMTSVLPTDAGYYTCKMSFPFEGVEYEITRTIQLETVALTVLFFCQEQEKRITPIIVYPAQKTTSAALGSKMTLPCKVFVGLSSHFQTDVEWLANDTSVDLVYKQSRVTEGERQEIVENGENFIEVPLIFDSVEEVDFYTDFTCLAQNRYGYQELPTRVKQEAVGLSWYIAMIPVALACLIVGGICMHKCWKSRADKGYTIPKV; the protein is encoded by the exons atgcatgggCTCTTCTTTGTCCTGGTGACCTGCACAGCAGGTGCCTCTGCTTTCAGACTCCAGCAAGTCAAAAACACAG AAAACTGCCCAGACCACACAGTGTTTTTCAAACACTACTATGAACTGCATGGAGAACCTGTGGTTCTGAAATGCCCTTCCCCCAGATACAAACATTTGGATTTCTCTGCCTTGACCCCTAATATCACATGGTATAAAAATGATTCAAACACCATGATATCAGGAAGAGATGAAGATTCAAGAATCTGGGCAAAAGGAAATGCACTCTGGTTTTTACCAGCAATGCTAGAAGACTCAGGAGTATATATCTGCACAAGAAG GAACTCCTCCTACTGTGCCGAGGTCTCCATCCACCTCACAGTTGTGGAGAAAACAGCTGCTTGGGAGATTGCGTATCCCCAGATCCTCTTCACTTTCACTGCTGGAAAGATTGTTTGTCCTGACCTGTGGGATTTTACACCAAACAGGACAAGCCTGGAGCTCAAGTGGTACAAG GATGCTCAGCCTTTGGAAGAGGACAATGAAAGATTCATCATTCTGAACGGTTCAGCGTCTCTGATCATGACATCTGTGCTACCAACAGATGCAGGGTATTACACCTGCAAGATGTCATTTCCATTTGAAGGTGTGGAGTATGAAATCACCAGGACAATTCAACTGGAGACTGTTG CACTGactgttctctttttctgccaAGAACAAGAGAAGAGAATTACCCCAATAATTGTGTATCCAGCTCAAAAGACAACATCAGCTGCTCTTG gcTCCAAGATGACTCTCCCGTGCAAAGTGTTTGTTGGGCTGAGCAGCCATTTCCAAACTGATGTGGAATGGCTAGCAAATGACACCAGTGTTGACCTGGTTTATAAACAAAGCAGAGTTACAGAGGGGGAACGACA AGAAATTGTAGAAAATGGTGAAAACTTCATTGAAGTACCACTTATTTTTGATTCTGTTGAAGAAGTGGACTTTTACACAGACTTTACCTGTCTGGCCCAGAACAGATATGGATACCAAGAACTGCCAACAAGGGTCAAGCAGGAAG CTGTTGGTCTGTCCTGGTACATTGCAATGATTCCTGTTGCTCTGGCCTGTTTGATCGTGGGAGGGATATGCATGCACAAGTGCTGGAAGAGTAGAGCTGATAAAGGATATACAATACCAAAGGTTTAA
- the LOC103812645 gene encoding interleukin-1 receptor type 2 isoform X3 → MHGLFFVLVTCTAGASAFRLQQVKNTENCPDHTVFFKHYYELHGEPVVLKCPSPRYKHLDFSALTPNITWYKNDSNTMISGRDEDSRIWAKGNALWFLPAMLEDSGVYICTRRNSSYCAEVSIHLTVVEKTAAWEIAYPQILFTFTAGKIVCPDLWDFTPNRTSLELKWYKDAQPLEEDNERFIILNGSASLIMTSVLPTDAGYYTCKMSFPFEGVEYEITRTIQLETVGSKMTLPCKVFVGLSSHFQTDVEWLANDTSVDLVYKQSRVTEGERQEIVENGENFIEVPLIFDSVEEVDFYTDFTCLAQNRYGYQELPTRVKQEAVGLSWYIAMIPVALACLIVGGICMHKCWKSRADKGYTIPKV, encoded by the exons atgcatgggCTCTTCTTTGTCCTGGTGACCTGCACAGCAGGTGCCTCTGCTTTCAGACTCCAGCAAGTCAAAAACACAG AAAACTGCCCAGACCACACAGTGTTTTTCAAACACTACTATGAACTGCATGGAGAACCTGTGGTTCTGAAATGCCCTTCCCCCAGATACAAACATTTGGATTTCTCTGCCTTGACCCCTAATATCACATGGTATAAAAATGATTCAAACACCATGATATCAGGAAGAGATGAAGATTCAAGAATCTGGGCAAAAGGAAATGCACTCTGGTTTTTACCAGCAATGCTAGAAGACTCAGGAGTATATATCTGCACAAGAAG GAACTCCTCCTACTGTGCCGAGGTCTCCATCCACCTCACAGTTGTGGAGAAAACAGCTGCTTGGGAGATTGCGTATCCCCAGATCCTCTTCACTTTCACTGCTGGAAAGATTGTTTGTCCTGACCTGTGGGATTTTACACCAAACAGGACAAGCCTGGAGCTCAAGTGGTACAAG GATGCTCAGCCTTTGGAAGAGGACAATGAAAGATTCATCATTCTGAACGGTTCAGCGTCTCTGATCATGACATCTGTGCTACCAACAGATGCAGGGTATTACACCTGCAAGATGTCATTTCCATTTGAAGGTGTGGAGTATGAAATCACCAGGACAATTCAACTGGAGACTGTTG gcTCCAAGATGACTCTCCCGTGCAAAGTGTTTGTTGGGCTGAGCAGCCATTTCCAAACTGATGTGGAATGGCTAGCAAATGACACCAGTGTTGACCTGGTTTATAAACAAAGCAGAGTTACAGAGGGGGAACGACA AGAAATTGTAGAAAATGGTGAAAACTTCATTGAAGTACCACTTATTTTTGATTCTGTTGAAGAAGTGGACTTTTACACAGACTTTACCTGTCTGGCCCAGAACAGATATGGATACCAAGAACTGCCAACAAGGGTCAAGCAGGAAG CTGTTGGTCTGTCCTGGTACATTGCAATGATTCCTGTTGCTCTGGCCTGTTTGATCGTGGGAGGGATATGCATGCACAAGTGCTGGAAGAGTAGAGCTGATAAAGGATATACAATACCAAAGGTTTAA
- the LOC103812645 gene encoding interleukin-1 receptor type 2 isoform X2, whose product MHGLFFVLVTCTAGASAFRLQQVKNTENCPDHTVFFKHYYELHGEPVVLKCPSPRYKHLDFSALTPNITWYKNDSNTMISGRDEDSRIWAKGNALWFLPAMLEDSGVYICTRRNSSYCAEVSIHLTVVEKTAAWEIAYPQILFTFTAGKIVCPDLWDFTPNRTSLELKWYKDAQPLEEDNERFIILNGSASLIMTSVLPTDAGYYTCKMSFPFEGVEYEITRTIQLETVEQEKRITPIIVYPAQKTTSAALGSKMTLPCKVFVGLSSHFQTDVEWLANDTSVDLVYKQSRVTEGERQEIVENGENFIEVPLIFDSVEEVDFYTDFTCLAQNRYGYQELPTRVKQEAVGLSWYIAMIPVALACLIVGGICMHKCWKSRADKGYTIPKV is encoded by the exons atgcatgggCTCTTCTTTGTCCTGGTGACCTGCACAGCAGGTGCCTCTGCTTTCAGACTCCAGCAAGTCAAAAACACAG AAAACTGCCCAGACCACACAGTGTTTTTCAAACACTACTATGAACTGCATGGAGAACCTGTGGTTCTGAAATGCCCTTCCCCCAGATACAAACATTTGGATTTCTCTGCCTTGACCCCTAATATCACATGGTATAAAAATGATTCAAACACCATGATATCAGGAAGAGATGAAGATTCAAGAATCTGGGCAAAAGGAAATGCACTCTGGTTTTTACCAGCAATGCTAGAAGACTCAGGAGTATATATCTGCACAAGAAG GAACTCCTCCTACTGTGCCGAGGTCTCCATCCACCTCACAGTTGTGGAGAAAACAGCTGCTTGGGAGATTGCGTATCCCCAGATCCTCTTCACTTTCACTGCTGGAAAGATTGTTTGTCCTGACCTGTGGGATTTTACACCAAACAGGACAAGCCTGGAGCTCAAGTGGTACAAG GATGCTCAGCCTTTGGAAGAGGACAATGAAAGATTCATCATTCTGAACGGTTCAGCGTCTCTGATCATGACATCTGTGCTACCAACAGATGCAGGGTATTACACCTGCAAGATGTCATTTCCATTTGAAGGTGTGGAGTATGAAATCACCAGGACAATTCAACTGGAGACTGTTG AACAAGAGAAGAGAATTACCCCAATAATTGTGTATCCAGCTCAAAAGACAACATCAGCTGCTCTTG gcTCCAAGATGACTCTCCCGTGCAAAGTGTTTGTTGGGCTGAGCAGCCATTTCCAAACTGATGTGGAATGGCTAGCAAATGACACCAGTGTTGACCTGGTTTATAAACAAAGCAGAGTTACAGAGGGGGAACGACA AGAAATTGTAGAAAATGGTGAAAACTTCATTGAAGTACCACTTATTTTTGATTCTGTTGAAGAAGTGGACTTTTACACAGACTTTACCTGTCTGGCCCAGAACAGATATGGATACCAAGAACTGCCAACAAGGGTCAAGCAGGAAG CTGTTGGTCTGTCCTGGTACATTGCAATGATTCCTGTTGCTCTGGCCTGTTTGATCGTGGGAGGGATATGCATGCACAAGTGCTGGAAGAGTAGAGCTGATAAAGGATATACAATACCAAAGGTTTAA